In Palaemon carinicauda isolate YSFRI2023 chromosome 1, ASM3689809v2, whole genome shotgun sequence, the genomic stretch tatatatatatatatatacccgtacaaTCATAAGGCAATCCGCCcttaatcaatcaatggaattaccACTCCCAAACAGCCACAAACCTTGGCAATTACTCTAGGGGAAGGGGGGCCCGGTTCTGTATAACGCTAGACTGAGGCCCTCCCATTCCTGTACTCTatacccgacgcacttccaacctctgtggattcaaacTCACCTACACTTACTTCTTTCCCCCCTCCCTACCAACCAGAAGGAGGGATactcctgtttttgttttttttactgttTGCAGCTATGACTTATATATCTTCATTCTCAACTAATCGTTTCATCAACTCTCGCTGCTTCGCAGCAgcctttctcaatgggcgtgcggaaCGTCCTTGTCGGCCCGACGTCTCTGATTTTACGGCACTTTCACTACTCTCACTAACCGTCTTTGCATCGCTACTTTCGTTACCATCATTACCTCTACTATCTTCGTCCCTACCTAAGACCTCTGTGGCTTGTTGTCGAGATGTCGTAGCCTGAACtatctcctggttgtccccagatgTCACAACATTCCCTGGCAGTCCTGCTAGCAAACTGTTCGCACCCTCGTCTTCGACGTCGCCGTCGCCATCGTCTTCTCCagcaccatcatcgtcatcagagggggcaatctccaggggaaccaggtggctgacagctcgcagggaCTCGACATCCTCGAACAACACCTTGGCCAAAAGCACGACTCCGTCGTCTtcaggatatgtctccacgacacgtccaaggggccacgcagctctttttttattgtcttgcttgaccagcacgatgtctccggggtacagcttggaaggttccccagagCGACAGTCGTGTCTGGCCCTCAGGGCACTTAAATACTCTTTCCTCCACCTCTCCTGGAAGGCTTTCAGAGTGTGTCAACTTCAAATAACGATCacggagcctccgggaggtgaaggtagCACTGAGGTCgtcgtctggcaagatcggtgccatcaGGTTCATAATGTTTCCTCGcactaaatgggagggggtgaggacctcatcctcgcacttgtcgccgctgtacattagaggcctgttattaacTACTGCCTCCGCTTCTTTCACTAACGTTAGGACGTGGGCATCCGGCAGGTATTTCTTCCCAAGAGCTATCTGGAGGGTACGTTTTGTCACTCCGATTAGGCGCTCGAAAAAACCACCTTTCCAAGgcgcacggggcgtctgaaaactCCATTCGattccagttttcctcaggaactgctgaacttcatccccttcataaagtccctgaaggagtttgctggcagtcttgaacgtttgatgattatcGGAGGTGATGAAAGACGGGGCGCCGTGGGTAGCACAAAAACGACGCAAGGCCAGGACAAACtcctccgcttccagggaggggcagaaatcgaggtatacggccctgctggccatgcatgtTACGATCAGTATGTCGCCAGGCCGCGTTTCGgtctgtatggccgctgtgtggtccactccgactgcggtAAATGGCTTCGTCAAgctgatcctttccttcggtagggggagtggcggtggctgtctcaacaggggctggaaaGCTAGCACACATTCTGGACACTGCCGTACAATTTGCCTTgcaatggaacgtaggcccggcgaccagcatttctgtcgaaagatacccattagtgtacaGTATTCACACTACAATGTAAGTGCAAACAATGCAAATATCTTATATAAGCCCTAACTAAGCATCCCTTAGGtggcaaaagaatcaaatgtttcattttCTCTACTTGGGACACACATCCCCTAGTGCAAATCAACTTATTATCTAACACTAGATATAACTGTCTGACAAAATTAATGACTTCACAAGGGGGTCTGACCtcaccctccaagtaagcatagactgtaggcaaatatTTTTGCTCTAATTGAACAACAATTCTAAACGGGTCCCGTTTTAATTTAGCAAATCTCAATATTAACCTAGTAACTCTCAATAAGAATTGGAACTCTACTTACCTCTGTAGAagttcccatatctctcctggggGAACATGTCTTATttcttccctcaattcttccaccGCCTCTACTACAGCTGTCACACTGGTTGGATCATCCTCTTTGTAGGGAACAGGCTCTCCCGTGGTCCTCAGGAACTCTGGACCCTTCTTCCAAAGAGGGTTCTGTAGCAGTTGTTGCgttgttgctcctctggacaggtCATCGGCAGGATTTTGTTTACTCGGGACATGGTTGAGACTGAAATCGCAAACCTGACGAAGAAAAATAATCTCCGCCGCTCTGTTAGATACAAATACATTCTTATTATgtttggcatcgggagatgctacccatgccaacgtgaccttactgtcggtccacatgactatctctcgtggctctatcagccctttaagtgtcttagctaatctgcagcctaacaacaatgctaatagttctagcttggggaTTGTTAACTTGTTCATCCCCTTGGGAGTGAGTCATCTTACTAGTGAGTAGTCTTacttgattgcaattgtccctagtatatgctactgcaccgtatgccttactgctggcatcggtgaatacatggagctctaaatttttcttgcctaccgctcttggaaatgtgatgttaCTTACCGCTTTCAATTCACACAACTACTCGCCCacttctctagctttctctctcctTAACAGTCATCCCAGCTtacgttatcctcccatagttgctggaggaaaagctttcctctaacaa encodes the following:
- the LOC137648714 gene encoding uncharacterized protein, encoding MGIFRQKCWSPGLRSIARQIVRQCPECVLAFQPLLRQPPPLPLPKERISLTKPFTAVGVDHTAAIQTETRPGDILIVTCMASRAVYLDFCPSLEAEEFVLALRRFCATHGAPSFITSDNHQTFKTASKLLQGLYEGDEVQQFLRKTGIEWSFQTPRAPWKGGFFERLIGVTKRTLQIALGKKYLPDAHVLTLVKEAEAVVNNRPLMYSGDKCEDEVLTPSHLVRGNIMNLMAPILPDDDLSATFTSRRLRDRYLKLTHSESLPGEVEERLYPGDIVLVKQDNKKRAAWPLGRVVETYPEDDGVVLLAKVLFEDVESLRAVSHLVPLEIAPSDDDDGAGEDDGDGDVEDEGANSLLAGLPGNVVTSGDNQEIVQATTSRQQATEVLGRDEDSRGNDGNESSDAKTVSESSESAVKSETSGRQGRSARPLRKAAAKQRELMKRLVENEDI